The Armatimonadota bacterium genome includes a window with the following:
- a CDS encoding LacI family transcriptional regulator — MDRLPAYERIANAIREEWLSGPGATPGSKLPTQRYLQDRFGVSLPTISRALSLLESEGLIVTRHGSGSYIAEPSRLGNGGNGGGRLLSLLVPLRHDWLSVRVYRGVERRARELGFGLLMGSSSFDVQHEEELVAEHLEAGAQGIILNPIMRKGGALEDDYLARRWRDIPIVLIDLGTEEWGRHIVTFDNYRLGYDMTRELLRRGHRNILFMDITPGTVWRSIAERARGWRTAMKDAGLPIPDQYVGWPGVERVEMWIAGREGDMDELAARLLALDPVPDAVIAWEDQTAIMLTQALLARGVDVPGDIRVTGFDDHDTARWFTPPFPTSRPGFTRAGEIAVDLIFEQLSGRMLAPRTYILPVPVVWREPEAAAGRGKAAATAAMAANT; from the coding sequence GTGGATAGGTTGCCCGCATATGAGAGGATCGCGAACGCAATTCGCGAGGAGTGGCTGAGCGGACCCGGAGCCACGCCGGGGAGCAAGCTGCCTACTCAGCGATATCTTCAGGACCGGTTCGGCGTCAGCCTGCCCACCATCTCCCGCGCGCTTTCCCTCCTGGAGTCAGAGGGGCTGATTGTCACGCGGCACGGAAGTGGATCATACATCGCGGAGCCGTCCCGCTTAGGCAACGGGGGTAACGGTGGTGGGCGGTTGCTGAGCCTTCTTGTCCCTCTGCGTCACGACTGGCTGAGCGTCAGGGTATATCGTGGAGTAGAGCGCCGGGCTAGGGAGCTCGGCTTCGGTCTCCTGATGGGCTCCTCCAGCTTCGACGTCCAGCACGAGGAGGAACTAGTCGCGGAACACCTGGAAGCTGGAGCGCAGGGCATCATCCTGAACCCGATCATGCGAAAAGGGGGCGCCCTTGAGGATGACTACCTCGCCAGGCGCTGGAGGGACATCCCCATCGTGCTGATTGACCTCGGCACGGAAGAATGGGGCCGCCACATCGTCACTTTCGACAACTACCGCCTGGGATATGACATGACCCGCGAGCTGTTGCGCAGGGGCCACCGGAACATCCTCTTTATGGATATCACGCCGGGGACCGTGTGGCGGTCCATCGCCGAGCGCGCCAGGGGATGGCGCACGGCCATGAAAGATGCCGGACTTCCCATACCTGATCAATATGTCGGGTGGCCGGGAGTCGAGCGAGTGGAGATGTGGATTGCAGGCCGGGAAGGCGACATGGATGAGCTTGCGGCCCGGTTGCTCGCGCTGGATCCGGTCCCCGATGCCGTCATCGCATGGGAGGATCAGACGGCCATCATGCTAACGCAGGCGCTGTTGGCACGTGGGGTGGATGTTCCCGGAGACATCCGTGTGACGGGCTTCGATGACCACGATACGGCCCGCTGGTTCACTCCCCCGTTCCCTACGTCCCGTCCGGGCTTCACCCGCGCGGGTGAGATCGCGGTGGATCTGATCTTCGAGCAGCTAAGCGGGCGCATGCTTGCTCCAAGGACGTATATCCTTCCGGTTCCTGTTGTCTGGCGGGAGCCTGAAGCCGCCGCCGGGCGCGGGAAGGCTGCGGCGACCGCGGCGATGGCTGCCAATACCTAA